DNA from Methanomassiliicoccus luminyensis B10:
GCCCTTCGCCGGCACGATGTATGCGAGGCATAAGATGCATATGCCGCCCGAACCCTTCCTGTTCAGGAAAGTATGAAGATCGCGCATATCTCGGACCTGCACTTCGCCTCCTCCCACTTCGTTAAGGAATGGGCGGACAACGTCATGACCATCATCAACGAGGAGCGGCCGGACCTGCTGGTGGTCACGGGGGACCTCACCGCCGACGGCTACGTCAGCGAGTTCGAGCTGGCCAAGAAGTTCATCGACCGCCTTGACGCCAGGGACAAGCTCATCGTGCCGGGGAACCACGACGCCCGCAACCTCGGGTACGTCATCTTCGAGGAGATGTTCGGCCACAGGTTCCCCTGCTTCAAGAGCGGGGAGGTCAGTGTGGTCGGCCTCGACTCGACGGAGCCGGACGTGGACGACGGCCACGTGGGGCGGGAGCACTATGACGACATCATCGCGAACCTCGCCGGGCACCGGGTGAGGATACTGGCCCTGCACCATCATCTCATACCGATCCCCGGCACCGGGAGGGAGAGGCAGATACCGGTGGACGCCGGGGACGTCCTGGGGCTGTGCAAGGAGGCCTCGGTGGACCTGGTGCTCTCGGGGCACAAACACTTTCCCTGGATCTGGAACCTCGACGGCACCTACTTCGTCACCACCGGCACCGCCACCACCAGGCGGCTCAAGGGACGGTCGCACCCGGCCATGGGGATGCTGGACATCGGCGGGGACGAGCTGGTCCTCCACGAGATCAAGACCGACACCCTGGAGCGGGAGGTGCTCCTCAGGGCGCCCCTACGAAATCGTTGATTATCCCGTCCCTCGAATATCAACCCGATGAACAAGGACGCCGGCGGAGGGCCGGAGGGAGGAGGGTCGAGGATCGCCACGGTATGCTACGGCGCGGACTCCATCGCCGAGGACGCCCCCCGGAGCTTGGACAGGGCCTTGGCCTGCACCGGCCTGTACCCGGTGGCCTGGGTGGAGATCAAGGACTCTCTGACGCCGGCGGACGCCCAGGCCCTGGCGGATAAGTACGACCTCCACCCGGTCATCGTGCACGAGATCGTAGAGCATGACCCAGGGCGCCCCAAGATGCTGGACTTCGACGATGTCATCTTCGTCTCCCTGAAGCTGCTGAGGTTCAGCGGGACCGACGACTCCATTGAGGAGCGGCAGTCGAAGATCATCCTGGGGAAGGACTTCCTCATCACCACCAACACCGGGGACCTTCCGCTCGAGGAGGTCAGGGAGAACATACGGAACCCCCGATCCAGGATACGCAAGATGGGGCCGGACTACCTCCTGTACAGCATCCTCGACTCCATCGTCGACGGCTACTACGCGGTCTCCGAGGAGCTGGGGGACCGCGTGGAGGACATACAGGACCGCATCATCAACGAGAACGCCGAGGACGCCTTGGAGAGGGTGCAGCGTCTGCGCCGCTCCCTGGTGAGATTTCGCCGGGCCATATGGCCGTTCCGCGAGGCGGTCAACGCCATGGTGAAGGGGGAGTCGGACCTCATCGGCGACTACGCCTATCCTTACTTCCGGGAGGTCTACGACCATACCATCGAGCTGATGGACACCATCGACACCTCCCGGGACATGCTCTCGGAGATGATCGACATCTACCAGACCAATGTGAGCAACCAGCTCAACCAGGTGGTGAAGGTGCTGACCATCATCTCCGTCATCTTCGCGCCGCTCACGTTCATCGTGGGGTTCTACGGCATGAACTTCCGCTACCTCCCGGGGTTCGAGCATCCCTGGGGGTACGCTCTGGTGACGGCCATCATGGTCTTCATCGGAGCGGCCATGATCGGCATTTTCAGGAAGCGAAGATGGTTCTGAAGGACCGCCAGACAAGTCTTATATATATGGACAAAACTGTAGCGGCTTAAATTCGGTGAGTTTCCATGGAGAACGAGAAGATCTGCAGCTCATGTGGAGTTAGATTGGGCAAGAACGACGGCATGACGTTCTTCAAGTGCCCCAACTGCGGCGAGGTAGAGATCGGTCGCTGCCCCCAGTGCAGGGACCAGAGCATCGCCTACACCTGCCAGAAGTGCGGGTTCGCAGGACCTTGAAGGTGGCCGTCATGGGAAAAGTCGCAGCCGTTTACAATGTCATACCCGAGAGCCCCGAGGTGCCCACGGAGAAGATCATGGGGGAGATCCCCAAGCGTGTCCCCCAGGGCGTCGAGGTCAGCAACATGGTGGTAAAGCCGTTCGCCTTCGGGCTCAAGATCATCGAGGTCACCGCGATCATGGACGACGCCGAGGGCCTGATCGAGAAGCTCGAGGAATCCCTCCGCGCCGTACCGGAAGTGCAGGGCGTGGACAGCGTGACCATTACCCTGGTCTGAAACTCATTTGGCGCGCCCCCGCGCCCTGTCCGTTCATTTTTTACTTTGGAAGGTCCGCGACATAGCGGGGCGTTTCGTCCCACTGCGCTTCCGCGCCGGAGATGTCGAAGGCGAGGACATGCCCGCCCTTGGTGCGGTCGTCGCTGATGAAGTGGAAATGATATCCGGCCGCGCTCATCCCGTCGGTGAAGGAGGGGGACACTATGCATACCAGGGTACCCTTTATTGACGAGTACGAGAAGACCGTTTGCTCTGCCGTCGCCTCCTCCAGCGTGGGGTACGGCTCCTCCCATCCCGGCACGCTCCTCACGGTGATGCTGTCGAAGGTGCCGTCGATGCGCAGCACGTAGAACACGCGGTCGGAGGCCAGGGCCGCCGAGAGCGTGGCTATCGCCTCGCTCATGTTGCCGCTCAGGGCCGTGGTCCCGTCCCGATCGAAGAAGGTGACCTGGGCGAAGGGGACGGCGGCCGAGCCGGAAGCTTCCCGGACCGTCCCGTCCGCAAGGGCCTGGTAGCATTTGCCGTCGATCACTATCATCTCACCGTTCAGGCCTTCGAACGTCCCCACCCCGATGTCCCCGTGCCGGAGGAGGTCGTCCACTGGCTGCACCCCAGCCAGGCGGCCCTCCACCAGCGCGTCCAGGGAGGAGACCTGGTAGAGCGCTTCCCTATCCTTCGACGGCGAGGCCGACAGGATGGCGAAGCCGGCGATGATGACGACGGCGGCCACTGCCAATGCCATGATGATCGCGGCGCGACGGTCCATATGACTGCATCCAATAACGTCGATATAATTCCTGCCCTCCCGCGCTCAGGGGGTCAGGAGCTCGAAGCCGGTGGCGGGGTCCACGACCCTCTTGGCGTTGGTGCCGACCATCTCGTAGATGATGACCTCGGCGATCAGCCATACCTTCACCCCGCGGCGTATGCAGCCCGCGGCGGCCATGCCCTCCCGTCCGGCCGCCAGGTGCATATGCACCGTCGGGCGGCCTCCCTCATCGGGGAAAATAGTGCCCACCGCAGCGACCTCATGCGGCTTCGACAGAGCATGCTCCAGCGGCACCACTCGGGGGACGTCGCCGTCCTCCGGCCCCACCACCAGGCGGGAGCCCTTGTCGATCGCGCCGACCATCAGCAGCCCGGCGGCCCTGATCCCATGGTCCTTGGCGAACGCTTCCAGAACCTCGTGGACGATCTCGCCCTGTTCCAGGCGGACCACGAACACGCGCCCCTGCCGGGCCTCGGAGAACTTCATCTATACACCTGAAGGGAGAATGAGGAAAGGGTTTGAAGAGTTTTACTACCGTCTTATTCTGGAGGGGCCCTGATGTAGCCCTGGTCCATGAGCAGCTTGGTCTCCCCGCGAGCGCGCCTGATGGCGGATTCGGCGCGATGCTGGAGCTCGTCCCTGCTGATCTTGATGCGGGCGACGCCGGTCTCCATGGCCTTCAGCCCGACGGCCACGGCCTCACGGGGGAATACTTCCCACTGGTCCATGTTGGGGACGATGTAGTCCTCCGACAGCCCGTGGTCCTCGGCCGTCTGCGCGATGGCCTCGGCCGCGGCGATGCACATCTCGTCGGTGATGGTCCACGCACGTACATCGAGAGCGCCGCGGAAGATGCCGGGGAAGCCCAGAGAGTTGTTGACCTGGTTGGGGAAGTCGGAACGGCCGGTGGCCACGATGCGGGCGCCGGCCTCCTTGGCCTCCCAGGGCCAGATCTCTGGCGTGGGGTTAGCGGTGGCGAACACGATGGCGTCGTCGGCCATGCCCTTTATCCATTCCTTCTGGATGACCCCGGGGCCGGGGCGGGACGCCGCCACCACTATGTCGGCGCCCTCCATGGCCTCTTTGATGCCGCCGTGCACGTGCTCGGCGTTGGAGTGCGTAGCCATCCACCACTTCTCGGCGTGGGTCTTCTTGACGTCCTCGCGGCCGGGGTGGAGGGTCCCCTTGCTGTCGACCATGATGATGTTCTTGACATTGAATCCCGCCGTCACCATGATCCTGGCGATGGCGATGTTGGCGGCCCCGGCCCCGACCATGGCGACCTTGGACTCGGAGACCTTCTTGCCGACCACCTTGTGGGCGTTGATCGCTCCGGCGGTGACGATAGTGGCGGTACCCTGCTGGTCATCGTGCCATACCGGGATGTCCATCTCCTTCCGCAGGCGCTCCAGGATCTCGAAGCACTTGGGGTTCTCGATGTCCTCGAGGTTGATGCCGCCAAAGGAGGGGGCTAGGTGCTTCACGGTCTTGATGATCTCCTCGGTGTCCTTGGTGGCGAGGCAGATGGGCACGGCGTCCACGCCGCCCAGGTACTTGAACAAAAGGGCCTTGCCTTCCATGACCGGCAAACCGGCCTCGGGGCCGATGTCCCCCAAACCCAGCACCCTGGTGCCGTCGGAGACGATGGCGATCATGTTGCCCTTGGCGGTGTGCTCGTACACCTTCTCGGGGTTCTTCTTGATGTCCTTGCACGGCTCGGCGACCCCGGGAGTGTACCAGATGGCGAAATCGTTGAAGTCCCTCACCGGGCACTTGGCGGTGACCTCGATCTTCCCCTCGTAGAAGGGGTGGTACTTCATGGCGAGCTCGGCGGGCTTGTTAGCTTTCTTCAGCAGTTCTGTTTCGGTTTCTTTATCAGGACTCATGACCGCAACCCCTATTCGTCGGAAATTTACGCATTAATTCGTAACAGCACTAATGGGTTTCTGGGGGAAAGATGCCGCAACGTTATTTAAGACTAATGCGGCGAGGAGGGCATGGGGTCGACCCCGGATTGGGAATCGTAAACGGACAGGGAGGTTTCGCAACAGGGCTGTCCGGCAAGCGCCATCGGTGCGAG
Protein-coding regions in this window:
- a CDS encoding NAD(P)-dependent malic enzyme: MSPDKETETELLKKANKPAELAMKYHPFYEGKIEVTAKCPVRDFNDFAIWYTPGVAEPCKDIKKNPEKVYEHTAKGNMIAIVSDGTRVLGLGDIGPEAGLPVMEGKALLFKYLGGVDAVPICLATKDTEEIIKTVKHLAPSFGGINLEDIENPKCFEILERLRKEMDIPVWHDDQQGTATIVTAGAINAHKVVGKKVSESKVAMVGAGAANIAIARIMVTAGFNVKNIIMVDSKGTLHPGREDVKKTHAEKWWMATHSNAEHVHGGIKEAMEGADIVVAASRPGPGVIQKEWIKGMADDAIVFATANPTPEIWPWEAKEAGARIVATGRSDFPNQVNNSLGFPGIFRGALDVRAWTITDEMCIAAAEAIAQTAEDHGLSEDYIVPNMDQWEVFPREAVAVGLKAMETGVARIKISRDELQHRAESAIRRARGETKLLMDQGYIRAPPE
- the corA gene encoding magnesium/cobalt transporter CorA, producing the protein MNKDAGGGPEGGGSRIATVCYGADSIAEDAPRSLDRALACTGLYPVAWVEIKDSLTPADAQALADKYDLHPVIVHEIVEHDPGRPKMLDFDDVIFVSLKLLRFSGTDDSIEERQSKIILGKDFLITTNTGDLPLEEVRENIRNPRSRIRKMGPDYLLYSILDSIVDGYYAVSEELGDRVEDIQDRIINENAEDALERVQRLRRSLVRFRRAIWPFREAVNAMVKGESDLIGDYAYPYFREVYDHTIELMDTIDTSRDMLSEMIDIYQTNVSNQLNQVVKVLTIISVIFAPLTFIVGFYGMNFRYLPGFEHPWGYALVTAIMVFIGAAMIGIFRKRRWF
- a CDS encoding zinc finger domain-containing protein, which encodes MENEKICSSCGVRLGKNDGMTFFKCPNCGEVEIGRCPQCRDQSIAYTCQKCGFAGP
- the budA gene encoding acetolactate decarboxylase produces the protein MDRRAAIIMALAVAAVVIIAGFAILSASPSKDREALYQVSSLDALVEGRLAGVQPVDDLLRHGDIGVGTFEGLNGEMIVIDGKCYQALADGTVREASGSAAVPFAQVTFFDRDGTTALSGNMSEAIATLSAALASDRVFYVLRIDGTFDSITVRSVPGWEEPYPTLEEATAEQTVFSYSSIKGTLVCIVSPSFTDGMSAAGYHFHFISDDRTKGGHVLAFDISGAEAQWDETPRYVADLPK
- a CDS encoding PPC domain-containing DNA-binding protein; its protein translation is MKFSEARQGRVFVVRLEQGEIVHEVLEAFAKDHGIRAAGLLMVGAIDKGSRLVVGPEDGDVPRVVPLEHALSKPHEVAAVGTIFPDEGGRPTVHMHLAAGREGMAAAGCIRRGVKVWLIAEVIIYEMVGTNAKRVVDPATGFELLTP
- a CDS encoding elongation factor 1-beta, whose product is MGKVAAVYNVIPESPEVPTEKIMGEIPKRVPQGVEVSNMVVKPFAFGLKIIEVTAIMDDAEGLIEKLEESLRAVPEVQGVDSVTITLV
- a CDS encoding metallophosphoesterase family protein — encoded protein: MKIAHISDLHFASSHFVKEWADNVMTIINEERPDLLVVTGDLTADGYVSEFELAKKFIDRLDARDKLIVPGNHDARNLGYVIFEEMFGHRFPCFKSGEVSVVGLDSTEPDVDDGHVGREHYDDIIANLAGHRVRILALHHHLIPIPGTGRERQIPVDAGDVLGLCKEASVDLVLSGHKHFPWIWNLDGTYFVTTGTATTRRLKGRSHPAMGMLDIGGDELVLHEIKTDTLEREVLLRAPLRNR